One genomic segment of Ignavibacteriota bacterium includes these proteins:
- a CDS encoding 1-deoxy-D-xylulose-5-phosphate reductoisomerase: MKKILILGSTGSIGISTLDVIRNFRDKFEVFGLTVNTNIELLKKQIAEFNPKFVVVKNGKYQELQNDIKNCKVLSGEEGLIEITKNGDYDILVSSLVGFAGLAPTLEGIKRGKRIALANKETLVAAGEIVTSSAEKYNAEIIPVDSEHSAIFQCLVGEEKNNIEKLLVTASGGPFLKKSFSDLEKVTVEEALNHPNWNMGNKVTIDSSTMMNKGLEVIEAHWLFGLPKSKIDVVVHPQSIVHSMVEFIDGSIKAQLSLPDMKLPIQYAITYPERFESKFVNTHFPTLKELTFFEPDLNKFKCLKLAFDSMEQGGTAPCILNAANEIAVEKFLNKNIRFTQIPELIDYALNNVEVSHNISFETILDCDRQTREISIRFND, encoded by the coding sequence ATGAAAAAAATTCTAATTCTTGGTTCAACGGGATCGATAGGCATAAGCACTTTAGATGTTATCAGAAATTTTAGAGATAAGTTTGAAGTTTTCGGTTTAACGGTAAATACAAATATTGAACTTCTCAAAAAACAAATTGCTGAGTTTAATCCGAAATTTGTTGTTGTAAAAAATGGAAAATATCAAGAATTACAAAATGATATAAAAAATTGCAAAGTTTTAAGCGGTGAAGAAGGATTAATTGAAATTACAAAAAACGGCGATTATGATATTTTAGTTTCATCGTTAGTTGGTTTTGCTGGATTAGCTCCAACTCTTGAAGGTATAAAAAGAGGAAAAAGAATTGCTCTTGCAAATAAAGAAACGTTAGTCGCAGCTGGCGAAATTGTAACTTCCTCAGCAGAAAAATATAATGCTGAAATAATTCCTGTTGATTCCGAACACAGCGCAATTTTCCAGTGTTTAGTTGGCGAAGAAAAAAATAATATTGAGAAATTATTAGTAACTGCTTCGGGCGGACCTTTTCTTAAAAAATCTTTTTCGGATTTGGAAAAAGTTACTGTTGAAGAAGCTTTAAATCACCCAAACTGGAATATGGGAAATAAAGTTACAATTGATTCTTCAACAATGATGAATAAAGGTTTGGAAGTAATTGAAGCTCATTGGTTATTTGGATTGCCGAAAAGTAAAATTGATGTTGTTGTTCATCCACAATCAATTGTTCATTCAATGGTTGAATTTATTGATGGAAGCATTAAAGCCCAATTAAGTTTGCCGGATATGAAACTGCCGATTCAATATGCAATAACTTATCCGGAAAGATTTGAAAGTAAATTTGTAAATACACATTTTCCAACTTTGAAAGAATTAACTTTTTTTGAGCCGGATTTAAATAAATTTAAATGTTTAAAATTAGCATTTGATTCGATGGAACAAGGCGGAACTGCTCCTTGCATACTTAATGCGGCAAATGAAATTGCAGTTGAAAAGTTTTTAAATAAAAATATTAGATTTACACAAATTCCGGAATTAATCGATTATGCCTTGAATAATGTTGAAGTAAGTCATAATATTAGTTTCGAAACAATTTTGGATTGTGATCGTCAAACAAGGGAAATTTCGATCAGATTTAATGATTGA
- a CDS encoding adenosylhomocysteinase, protein MSEVKNEVEYIPYKVKDISLAEWGRKEIRLAEAEMPGLMTLRERYKNSKPLKGARIAGCLHMTIQTAVLIETLIELGAEVTWSSCNIFSTQDHAAAAIAAAGIPVYAWKGMNAEEFDWCIEQTLFFGKDRKPLNMILDDGGDLTNMVLDKYPELVNSVKGISEETTTGVHRLYDRVENGTLPIPAINVNDSVTKSKFDNKYGCRESLVDALRRATDLMMAGKVAIVAGYGDVGKGSAQSLRSAGVRVIVSEIDPICALQAAMEGYEVKKFLNSVPLADIVVTATGNTNIVTAEAFKLMKDKAVVCNIGHFDNEIDMAWLNKNYGHTKDTVKPQVDIYNLEGKEIIILAEGRLVNLGCATGHPSFVMSNSFTNQTLAQIELWNNSGKYENKVYMLPKHLDEEVARLHLEKVGVELDTLTDEQAKYIGVTVQGPFKPDYYRY, encoded by the coding sequence ATGAGCGAAGTAAAGAATGAAGTAGAATATATTCCTTATAAAGTAAAAGATATTTCTCTTGCAGAATGGGGAAGAAAAGAAATCAGATTAGCTGAAGCTGAAATGCCGGGCTTAATGACTTTGAGAGAAAGATATAAAAACTCAAAACCATTAAAAGGTGCAAGAATTGCCGGATGTTTGCATATGACAATTCAAACAGCAGTTTTAATAGAAACACTGATTGAACTCGGTGCAGAAGTTACTTGGTCATCATGCAATATTTTTTCTACACAAGATCATGCCGCTGCTGCAATTGCCGCTGCCGGAATTCCGGTTTACGCTTGGAAAGGTATGAATGCCGAAGAATTTGATTGGTGCATTGAACAAACTTTATTTTTTGGTAAAGATAGAAAACCACTAAATATGATTTTGGATGACGGCGGCGATTTAACAAATATGGTTTTAGATAAATATCCCGAATTAGTAAACAGTGTTAAGGGAATTTCCGAAGAAACTACAACTGGAGTTCATAGGCTTTATGATAGAGTGGAAAATGGTACTTTACCAATTCCCGCAATAAATGTAAATGATTCTGTTACAAAATCTAAATTTGATAATAAATATGGATGTAGAGAATCTTTAGTTGATGCTTTGCGCAGAGCAACTGATTTAATGATGGCGGGAAAAGTTGCAATTGTTGCCGGATATGGAGACGTTGGTAAAGGTTCTGCACAATCTTTAAGAAGCGCAGGAGTTAGAGTAATTGTATCTGAAATTGATCCGATTTGTGCACTTCAAGCAGCAATGGAAGGATATGAAGTAAAGAAATTTTTAAATTCAGTTCCTTTGGCAGATATTGTTGTAACCGCAACTGGAAACACAAATATTGTTACTGCAGAAGCTTTTAAATTGATGAAAGATAAAGCCGTAGTTTGTAATATTGGTCATTTTGATAATGAAATCGATATGGCGTGGTTAAATAAAAATTATGGTCATACAAAAGATACGGTAAAACCTCAAGTTGATATTTATAATTTAGAAGGAAAAGAAATAATAATTCTAGCAGAAGGAAGACTCGTAAACTTAGGTTGTGCAACCGGACATCCATCTTTTGTAATGAGTAATTCTTTTACAAATCAAACTTTAGCACAAATTGAACTTTGGAATAATTCCGGTAAATATGAAAATAAAGTTTATATGCTTCCAAAACATTTGGATGAAGAAGTTGCCAGACTTCATTTAGAAAAAGTTGGAGTTGAATTAGATACATTAACCGATGAACAAGCTAAATATATTGGCGTTACGGTTCAAGGACCATTCAAACCTGATTATTATAGATATTAA
- a CDS encoding T9SS type A sorting domain-containing protein has product MQKINLLLIFLISIALFGQTKTNDVNTLLKQKIAPIPFPKWKSPIKIFGSEHFIVKYDPKTQKKTILKKNGYNSDFNAEIIEGQKITNGLNETSPPNQITNFSDLTKVIDPTIYPWNMTVKIYVKFSNGFTGQGSGILIDSKTVLTAGHNLSSEENGNAYSIIIIPAYENGNFPFGYAYNLSWYTWQDWDENRNFDWDMGVIELDRPIGALTGWAGYGYNNTDDYFSNNIFTNPGYPSTEQYNGEYMYTWGGKFDDADENILFINKKCIEGQSGSGVYDNQNVVYSVLINYRDVWGLPTITRFCRINSEKYNKINNLIGLYTPMANDLIPLKVRVDPQLINAGNSFNEMNYILHNYSGADWEGTIYVDIYLSPDDQITTEDRKLLIHKFSGAIQSKHSYTVNLNNIKPQIPNDIKSGNYYIGIILSTSDANNNNNSTNGWDCIPITVTASEILSPPSNVQASDGTYTDKIRITWNSASGADTYRLYRNTENNSSTITKHQVGITNTYFDDDINIEQGKTYYYWVKTQNSLGDISDLSSSDAGFAKEGNRPPTPPQLVSPDDSFVLNTPGIITFSWNNSTDPDGNNITYYFALSEDGIHFEDENEGSLTSFTINNISSESNGKYLWYIYAKDNYGFESQKSEIRSFSINIPVINEAELSVSSLSFYPQIINAGASPTSVSFRLTNNGAESLISPNTSIEANYYISKNSTFGDNDDIKIGNKIYDLNLSSGTYKDLPLYTEDLPNLKIPEDAKDNYYVFVKVNHTSPSTLIDPSLGNNFTVRSGTILVKGPTLDLIADNVSRNFGNVQLSNNPSPNSYSFTVKNSGGSILSGNIIENANWIALSSTSFSLTTNQTKTITVTANTSGLTLGSYTEPIKVASNSGDVTGNVSVTIYQNHKAPTIIQQPTNKTVNEGETATFSVTAACADPIGYQWWRFPFISEAESKIENNSGKIEGAQTSQLKLLNTTSADNNTSFLCEVYNTVDHTNLWVNSNSATLSVIQLPNLAISSGSVAHDFGNVQEGNNPSPNTYSFTVKNTGEGTLTGNVVENASWLSISSTSFSLTANQTKTFTVTATTASISPNNYSETISVTSNGGNTSGNVLVNITQGPALTISFGNVAHDFGNVQEGNNPSTNTYNFIIKNIGDGTLTGNIVENAAWLNLNSTSFSLTANQTKTFTVTATTSSLAPNNYSETINITSNGGNTSGNVLVNITQDPVLNISSGNVAHDFGSVQEGNNPSPNTYSFIIKNYGGGTLTGNVVENASWLSLNSTSFSLTANQTKTFTVTATTASLSPNNYSETISVTSNGGNTSGNVLVNIIPKISNSIQISVAKIDENNDYIPDRIGETVTITGIVLNKIFNLSNMTVFVQDETGGIQLYSQGNPGTNFNTGDLITATGKIDQYGGLAELIITDSATGIEIISSNNIITPILLSIDEYLSNAEKYEGTLIKINGLAITANSNTWPVSGSDANLNLWNGYGNELKIRVDKDTDADENSEPLWPIDLIGIASQFDQSTPPSGGYQVLLRSYSDITQNVSVSPIPYFSLLNPSNSTTIQIIDTNDTVDFQWMEAEDLNNDLEKYIFQFIPGYLFAETHIPNFKLSAKNILFLMNGNMQSTYDWTVTAFDANSQSSSSIDTFTVIFENNIPTSIKNNLLHDNEIPMQYYLANNYPNPFNPSTNISFGLPEQSIISLVVYDISGKVVETFLHNELLSAGSYNYSFEAKNLVSGIYFYTLKTDKFVQTKKLLLIK; this is encoded by the coding sequence ATGCAAAAAATCAATTTATTGCTGATATTTTTAATTTCAATTGCATTATTTGGGCAAACAAAAACTAATGATGTCAATACATTACTAAAACAAAAAATAGCGCCAATACCTTTCCCCAAATGGAAATCCCCAATAAAAATTTTCGGGTCAGAACATTTTATAGTGAAATATGATCCTAAAACTCAAAAAAAAACAATTTTAAAAAAAAATGGATATAATTCTGATTTTAACGCTGAAATTATTGAAGGGCAAAAAATCACTAATGGATTAAATGAGACTTCTCCGCCAAACCAAATTACTAACTTTAGTGATCTAACAAAAGTTATCGATCCAACAATTTATCCATGGAATATGACTGTAAAAATTTATGTCAAATTTTCAAATGGTTTTACTGGGCAAGGTTCTGGAATTTTAATCGACTCAAAAACAGTATTAACTGCTGGACATAATTTATCAAGTGAGGAAAATGGGAATGCTTATAGCATAATAATAATACCAGCATATGAAAACGGTAATTTCCCTTTTGGTTATGCATACAATTTGTCATGGTATACATGGCAGGATTGGGATGAAAATAGAAATTTTGATTGGGATATGGGCGTAATAGAATTAGATAGACCCATTGGGGCATTAACTGGTTGGGCAGGTTATGGTTATAATAACACTGATGATTATTTTTCAAATAATATATTTACTAATCCAGGATATCCTTCGACTGAGCAATATAATGGTGAATATATGTATACCTGGGGTGGAAAATTTGATGATGCTGATGAAAACATATTATTTATTAATAAAAAATGTATTGAAGGACAGAGTGGTAGTGGAGTTTATGATAATCAAAATGTTGTGTATTCGGTTCTTATAAATTATCGTGATGTATGGGGCCTACCAACAATTACTCGTTTTTGTCGTATCAATTCTGAGAAATATAATAAAATAAATAACTTAATTGGACTTTATACTCCAATGGCAAATGACTTAATCCCGCTAAAGGTGAGAGTTGACCCCCAGCTAATTAATGCAGGAAATTCATTTAATGAAATGAATTATATTTTACATAATTATTCTGGTGCAGATTGGGAAGGGACAATTTATGTAGATATTTATCTTTCACCTGATGATCAAATAACTACAGAAGATAGAAAGCTCTTAATCCATAAATTTTCTGGGGCAATTCAAAGCAAACATAGTTATACTGTAAATTTAAATAATATTAAACCTCAAATACCAAATGATATTAAATCGGGAAATTATTATATTGGAATAATTCTTAGCACTTCAGATGCGAATAATAATAATAATAGTACAAATGGTTGGGATTGCATACCAATTACAGTTACTGCTTCTGAAATACTGAGTCCTCCTTCAAATGTTCAAGCAAGTGATGGTACTTATACAGATAAAATTAGGATTACATGGAATAGCGCTTCTGGTGCTGATACCTATCGTCTATATCGTAATACGGAAAATAATTCATCAACCATTACAAAACATCAAGTTGGAATAACTAATACCTACTTTGACGATGATATAAATATTGAGCAAGGCAAAACATATTATTATTGGGTCAAAACACAGAATAGTTTAGGTGATATAAGTGATTTAAGTAGTTCGGACGCTGGATTTGCTAAAGAAGGAAATCGTCCACCTACCCCACCTCAATTAGTTTCACCAGATGATAGTTTTGTTCTTAATACTCCTGGAATTATAACTTTCTCATGGAATAATTCTACTGATCCAGATGGAAATAATATTACATACTATTTTGCTCTCTCGGAAGATGGTATCCATTTTGAAGATGAAAATGAAGGTTCTTTAACATCTTTTACAATTAACAATATTTCTTCGGAATCAAATGGGAAATATTTGTGGTACATATATGCAAAAGATAATTATGGCTTTGAAAGTCAAAAAAGTGAAATAAGATCTTTTTCAATAAATATTCCAGTTATAAATGAAGCTGAATTATCAGTTTCAAGTTTATCTTTCTACCCACAAATTATTAATGCAGGAGCTAGCCCAACATCCGTATCTTTCAGACTTACAAATAATGGTGCAGAAAGTTTAATATCTCCAAATACAAGTATTGAAGCAAATTATTATATTTCAAAAAATTCTACTTTTGGTGATAATGATGATATAAAGATTGGAAATAAAATTTATGACTTAAATTTATCATCTGGTACATATAAAGATTTACCTTTGTACACTGAAGATTTACCAAATCTTAAAATACCAGAAGATGCAAAAGATAACTATTATGTATTTGTTAAAGTGAACCATACCTCTCCATCTACATTAATTGATCCTAGTCTAGGAAATAACTTTACGGTTCGTTCAGGAACAATTTTGGTAAAAGGACCAACTTTAGATTTAATAGCTGATAATGTTTCTAGAAATTTTGGAAATGTTCAACTAAGTAATAATCCATCACCAAATTCATACTCATTCACTGTTAAAAATTCTGGCGGTAGTATCCTATCTGGTAATATTATTGAAAATGCAAATTGGATAGCACTCAGCTCAACATCGTTTTCACTTACAACCAATCAAACAAAAACAATTACAGTTACTGCAAATACTTCTGGATTAACACTTGGTAGTTACACTGAACCAATAAAAGTAGCTTCAAATAGTGGTGATGTCACAGGAAATGTATCTGTTACAATTTATCAAAACCATAAAGCTCCAACAATAATTCAACAACCAACAAATAAAACGGTAAATGAAGGTGAAACGGCAACTTTTTCAGTAACTGCAGCTTGTGCAGATCCAATTGGTTATCAGTGGTGGCGTTTTCCTTTTATAAGTGAAGCAGAAAGCAAAATTGAGAATAATTCCGGTAAAATTGAAGGTGCTCAAACATCGCAATTAAAATTATTAAACACAACTTCAGCTGATAATAATACTAGCTTCCTATGCGAAGTCTATAATACAGTTGATCATACAAACCTTTGGGTTAATTCTAATTCAGCAACTTTAAGTGTAATTCAATTACCAAACCTAGCTATTTCATCTGGAAGTGTAGCTCATGATTTTGGAAATGTTCAAGAAGGCAATAATCCTTCACCAAATACTTACTCATTTACTGTAAAAAATACTGGCGAGGGAACATTAACAGGTAATGTAGTTGAAAATGCAAGTTGGTTATCTATTAGTTCAACTTCTTTTTCATTAACTGCCAATCAAACTAAAACTTTTACTGTTACCGCAACAACAGCTAGTATATCTCCAAATAATTACTCTGAAACAATTAGTGTTACTTCTAATGGTGGAAATACTTCAGGGAATGTTTTAGTCAATATTACTCAAGGTCCGGCGCTAACTATTTCTTTCGGAAATGTTGCTCATGATTTTGGTAATGTTCAAGAAGGAAACAATCCATCGACAAATACTTATAATTTTATTATAAAAAACATTGGTGATGGAACTCTAACCGGCAATATTGTTGAAAATGCTGCTTGGCTAAATCTTAACTCAACTTCATTTTCACTTACTGCCAATCAAACTAAAACTTTTACTGTTACAGCTACTACTTCAAGTTTAGCTCCAAACAATTATTCAGAAACAATTAATATTACCTCTAATGGTGGTAATACTTCAGGGAATGTTTTAGTCAATATAACCCAAGACCCAGTTTTAAATATTTCATCTGGTAATGTTGCTCATGATTTCGGAAGTGTTCAAGAAGGAAACAATCCTTCACCAAACACATATTCATTTATAATAAAAAACTATGGTGGCGGAACATTAACTGGTAATGTAGTTGAAAATGCAAGTTGGTTATCACTTAATTCAACTTCTTTTTCATTAACTGCAAACCAGACTAAAACTTTTACTGTTACCGCAACAACAGCTAGTCTATCTCCAAATAATTACTCTGAAACAATTAGTGTTACTTCTAATGGTGGAAATACTTCAGGCAATGTATTAGTCAATATAATTCCAAAAATCTCTAATTCAATTCAAATTTCAGTAGCAAAAATTGATGAGAATAATGATTATATACCTGATAGAATTGGAGAAACGGTTACAATTACTGGTATTGTTTTAAATAAAATATTTAATTTAAGTAATATGACTGTATTTGTCCAAGATGAGACTGGCGGTATACAGTTATATTCTCAAGGAAACCCTGGTACGAATTTTAATACTGGAGATTTAATTACTGCAACCGGAAAGATTGATCAATATGGCGGTTTGGCTGAGTTAATAATTACAGATTCAGCAACAGGTATTGAAATAATTAGCTCAAATAATATCATTACTCCAATATTACTTTCGATAGATGAATATCTTTCAAATGCTGAAAAATATGAAGGGACATTAATTAAGATAAATGGACTTGCAATAACAGCCAATTCAAATACATGGCCAGTTTCCGGAAGCGATGCAAATTTAAATTTGTGGAATGGATATGGGAATGAGTTAAAGATAAGAGTTGATAAAGACACGGATGCTGATGAAAATTCAGAACCTCTTTGGCCTATTGATTTGATTGGTATAGCATCTCAATTTGATCAGAGTACTCCACCATCAGGTGGCTATCAAGTATTGTTAAGGAGTTATTCAGATATAACACAAAATGTATCAGTTTCCCCAATACCATATTTTTCATTATTAAATCCTTCAAATAGTACAACAATTCAAATTATTGATACTAATGATACTGTTGATTTTCAATGGATGGAAGCAGAAGATTTAAATAATGATTTAGAAAAATATATTTTTCAATTCATACCTGGGTATCTATTTGCCGAGACACATATTCCGAATTTTAAACTTTCTGCAAAAAATATCCTTTTTTTAATGAATGGAAATATGCAATCTACTTACGATTGGACAGTCACTGCATTTGATGCAAACTCACAGAGTTCTTCTAGTATTGACACTTTTACTGTAATATTTGAAAATAACATACCAACAAGTATTAAAAATAATTTATTGCATGATAATGAAATTCCTATGCAATATTATTTAGCAAATAACTATCCAAATCCATTTAATCCCTCAACTAATATTAGTTTTGGATTACCTGAGCAATCTATCATTAGTTTAGTTGTCTATGACATTTCCGGTAAAGTAGTGGAAACATTTTTACATAATGAACTATTATCTGCAGGTTCATATAATTATTCTTTTGAAGCAAAAAACTTAGTAAGTGGAATTTATTTCTATACTTTAAAAACAGATAAATTTGTTCAAACCAAAAAGTTATTACTAATAAAATAG
- a CDS encoding methionine adenosyltransferase produces MSYFFTSESVSEGHPDKVSDAISDGVLDAILAQDPNARVACETFVTTGLVLVGGEITTTAYVDIQEIVRNTVKKIGYTQAEYKFDSESCSVLNAIHSQSPDIAMGVDTGGAGDQGIMFGYACDQTPELMPMPIVYAHKLVKKLADIRKKNKKLMPYLRPDAKSQVTVEYDENHKPLRIDAVVISTQHDGNVSQKKIKTDVIKNVIQKIIPAKLLDKKTKYFVNPTGRFEIGGPHGDSGLTGRKIIVDTYGGWAPHGGGAFSGKDPSKVDRSATYAARHIAKNVVGAKLAKECLVQLAYAIGVAEPVSIFVDTKGTGVISDNEISEMIKKEVDLTPKGIISRLNLRTPIYQNTTAYGHFGREGFSWEELDLVEKFKKYKKG; encoded by the coding sequence ATGTCCTACTTTTTTACATCCGAGTCAGTTTCAGAAGGTCATCCGGATAAAGTTTCTGATGCAATATCAGACGGAGTTTTAGATGCAATTCTTGCGCAAGATCCAAATGCACGCGTTGCATGCGAAACTTTTGTAACAACAGGTTTGGTTTTAGTCGGCGGAGAAATTACAACAACTGCTTATGTTGATATTCAAGAAATAGTTAGAAACACAGTTAAAAAAATTGGTTATACTCAAGCAGAATATAAATTTGATTCAGAATCTTGTTCGGTATTAAATGCAATTCATTCCCAATCTCCGGATATTGCAATGGGAGTTGATACCGGCGGAGCTGGTGATCAAGGTATTATGTTTGGTTACGCTTGCGATCAAACTCCGGAATTAATGCCGATGCCGATAGTCTATGCTCACAAACTTGTAAAAAAACTTGCCGATATTAGAAAGAAAAATAAAAAATTAATGCCTTACCTAAGACCGGATGCAAAATCACAAGTTACTGTAGAATATGATGAAAATCATAAACCTTTAAGAATTGATGCGGTTGTAATTTCTACACAACATGATGGAAATGTTAGTCAGAAAAAAATAAAAACCGATGTAATTAAAAATGTAATTCAGAAAATTATTCCCGCAAAACTATTGGATAAAAAAACAAAATATTTTGTAAATCCAACCGGAAGATTTGAAATTGGCGGACCTCACGGTGATAGCGGTTTAACCGGAAGAAAAATTATTGTTGATACTTATGGCGGCTGGGCACCTCACGGCGGCGGAGCTTTTTCCGGAAAAGATCCTTCCAAAGTTGATAGAAGCGCAACTTATGCTGCTCGACATATTGCGAAAAATGTTGTTGGTGCAAAATTAGCAAAAGAATGTTTAGTTCAATTAGCATATGCAATTGGAGTTGCTGAACCAGTATCAATATTTGTTGATACTAAAGGAACCGGAGTAATTTCCGATAATGAAATTTCTGAGATGATTAAAAAAGAGGTTGATCTTACACCAAAGGGAATTATTAGCAGATTAAATTTACGAACACCGATTTATCAAAACACAACTGCTTATGGTCATTTTGGAAGAGAAGGTTTTTCTTGGGAAGAATTAGATTTAGTCGAAAAATTTAAAAAGTATAAGAAAGGTTAA
- a CDS encoding nitronate monooxygenase: MNRITEILQIKYPIIQAGMVWVSGWKLASAVSNNGGLGLIGAGSMKPELLREHIQKCKSATSKSFGVNLPLLRGDAEDLVKVILEENVKIVFSSAGHPGKFIDSFKKNNIVVVHVVPNLKFALKAESVGCDAIVGEGVEAGGHNGIDELTTFSLIPQLVEEVKIPVIAAGGISNGNGILAALALGAVGVQIGTRFAITQESSAHENYKSSVINSKDCDTHLILKKIGMARVIKNKFSEEISKLENNCADSETQKELLSKKREMKGIFEGNLDDGMLEASQSSGLINDIPTVEQLMKRLINEYNLALQNLKTL, encoded by the coding sequence ATAAATAGAATTACAGAAATATTACAAATTAAATATCCTATAATTCAAGCCGGAATGGTTTGGGTTTCGGGATGGAAATTAGCTTCCGCTGTTTCGAACAATGGTGGCTTAGGTTTGATCGGCGCCGGATCTATGAAACCGGAATTGTTAAGAGAACATATTCAAAAATGTAAATCAGCAACTTCAAAATCTTTTGGAGTAAATTTACCTTTATTGCGCGGCGATGCCGAAGATTTGGTAAAAGTTATTTTAGAAGAAAATGTTAAAATTGTATTTTCTTCTGCCGGTCATCCGGGAAAGTTTATTGATTCATTTAAGAAAAATAATATTGTTGTCGTTCATGTAGTTCCAAATTTAAAATTTGCATTAAAAGCAGAAAGTGTCGGATGCGATGCAATTGTTGGCGAAGGTGTAGAAGCCGGTGGTCATAATGGAATTGATGAGCTTACAACTTTTTCACTAATTCCTCAACTTGTTGAAGAAGTTAAAATACCCGTAATTGCAGCCGGAGGAATTTCAAACGGAAATGGAATTCTAGCCGCATTGGCATTGGGTGCGGTAGGTGTTCAAATTGGAACTCGATTTGCAATAACTCAAGAATCTTCAGCTCATGAAAATTATAAATCTTCAGTGATAAATTCTAAAGATTGCGATACACATTTAATTCTAAAAAAAATTGGAATGGCTCGCGTTATTAAAAATAAATTCAGTGAAGAAATTTCAAAACTTGAAAATAATTGTGCTGATTCGGAAACTCAAAAAGAATTACTTAGTAAAAAGCGGGAAATGAAAGGAATATTCGAAGGAAATTTGGATGATGGAATGCTTGAAGCAAGCCAAAGTTCCGGATTGATAAATGATATTCCAACCGTTGAACAATTGATGAAAAGATTAATTAACGAATACAATTTAGCTTTACAAAATTTAAAAACATTATAG